One stretch of Passer domesticus isolate bPasDom1 chromosome 2, bPasDom1.hap1, whole genome shotgun sequence DNA includes these proteins:
- the FAM3B gene encoding protein FAM3B — MKLTRHFVLRLFGFLLTSLAAWYLGYFVAAHVPQNTVSIAALQEIGKKPVLRAPAPKRQKCDLWSPCPPGSFVYRILSGGGKQRRPKICFEDEEFINEGNYEAGSGINIAIVNYKTGKLMSINFFEMWEKDHSGEMMDFIRKAPEGTLLLMATHDDGSTRLKDNAKKLVEELGSKEIKNIKFRSSWVFIAAKGFQLPDNIQKEKINHSDQTKNRYKGWPAEIQIEGCIPRNLI, encoded by the exons atgAAGCTGACCCGGCACT TTGTTCTGAGATTATTTGGATTCCTGTTGACATCCTTGGCTGCTTGGTATTTGGGATACTTTGTTGCTGCTCATGTACCCCAAAATACAGTATCTATTGCTGCACTTCAAGAGATTGGCAAGAAACCAGTGTTGAGAG ccccagcccccaaAAGGCAGAAGTGTGACCTCTGGTCCCCCTGCCCACCTGGGAGCTTCGTCTATCGCATCCTCAGCGGCGGTGGCAAACAGAGGAGGCCTAAAATTTGTTTTGAGGATGAGGA ATTTATAAATGAAGGGAATTATGAAGCTGGAAGTGGTATAAACATTGCCATTGTGAATT atAAAACAGGAAAACTCATGTCGATAAATTTTTTTGAAATGTGGGAAAAAG ACCACTCAGGGGAGATGATGGATTTCATCAGGAAAGCACCAGAAGGGACCCTCCTTCTGATGGCCACTCACGATGATGGCAGCACCAG GTTGAAAGACAACGCCAAAAAATTAGTAGAAGAACTGGGaagtaaagaaataaagaatattAAGTTCAGATCAAGTTGGGTTTTTATAGCTGCCAAAGGCTTCCAGCTGCCAGATAATATCCAAAAAGAAAAG ATAAACCACTCTGACCAGACGAAGAACAGATACAAAGGCTGGCCAGCTGAAATCCAAATAGAGGGCTGTATCCCAAGAAACCTGATCTGA